The following are from one region of the Juglans regia cultivar Chandler chromosome 10, Walnut 2.0, whole genome shotgun sequence genome:
- the LOC109010752 gene encoding uncharacterized protein LOC109010752 gives MSSIISPQSMVLATAMAISGTVVLLVLRLQKSLPVPATQLHVDPVSQSLPPTTILRSCISTEGTKSSEKKKKRRVHFAEDVVDPSGDGEQYRRRQIFNKSSSCYSSSTSPSTKLEKSSRGESRGIMDMPANRVALYNGILRNRGVQRLAYSH, from the exons ATGTCTTCCATAATAAGTCCACAAAGTATGGTCCTGGCGACGGCCATGGCTATCTCCGGCACCGTCGTCCTCCTCGTGCTTCGCCTCCAGAAGTCTCTCCCAGTCCCAGCTACACAATTGCACGTTGACCCAGTTTCCCAGTCCTTGCCGCCGACGACAATTCTACGTTCTTGTATCTCAACTG AGGGGACGAAGAGTagtgagaagaaaaagaaaaggagagtgCACTTTGCAGAAGATGTGGTGGATCCGAGTGGGGATGGGGAGCAGTATAGGAGAAGACAGATATTTAACAAATCTTCTTCTTGTTATTCTTCATCAACTTCACCATCAACAAAGCTGGAAAAGAGCAGCAGAGGTGAAAGCAGAGGAATAATGGATATGCCTGCCAATAGGGTGGCTCTCTACAATGGAATTCTCAGGAATCGTGGGGTTCAACGATTGGCCTACTCTCACTGA